The following DNA comes from Alnus glutinosa chromosome 6, dhAlnGlut1.1, whole genome shotgun sequence.
TTGAAGGTTGATCAGTCCGCCCTTACCGGAGAATCACTTCCTGTGACGAAAAATCCAGGGGATGAAATTTTCTCTGGCTCAACTTGTAAGCAAGGTGAAATTGAAGCTGTAGTTATTGCTACCGGTGTTCATACTTTCTTTGGGAAGGCAGCACATCTTGTGGATAGCACCAACCAGGTTGGACACTTCCAGAAGGTGCTCACCGCAATTGGGAACTTCTGTATTTGTTCCATTGCTATTGGAATGGTGATTGAGATCGTAGTCATGTATCCGATTCAGAAACGGAAGTATAGGGATGGAATTGACAATCTTCTGGTTCTCTTGATTGGAGGCATCCCCATTGCCATGCCCACCGTGTTGTCGGTGACAATGGCTATTGGGTCTCACAAGCTGTCTCAGCAGGGTGCCATCACCAAGCGAATGACTGCAATCGAAGAGATGGCCGGCATGGACGTACTTTGCAGTGACAAGACAGGGACACTAACCCTCAACAAGCTTAGTGTTGACAGAAACTTGGTTGAGGTGTTCGCAAAGGGCGTGGATAAGGAGCATGTGATCCTGCTTGCtgcaagggcttctaggactgaAAACCAGGATGCCATTGATACTGCCATTGTTGGAATGCTTGCTGACCCTAAGGAGGTATATaaattattggaaaaaaaaaaaaaaaaaatcatttccttAGCCTTGTTGTTTGCTGTTTCTGAAGTTTGTACAGAAACCTGTGAACGATTATGGTGATGTTTGAAATATGTGTGTCTGTGTAGGCTCGGGCTGGTATTAGAGAGGTGCACTTCTTGCCATTCAATCCTGTGGACAAAAGAACTGCTTTGACTTACGTTGATGCTGATGGAAGCTGGCACCGATCAAGCAAAGGTGCCCCTGAGCAGGTAATGCTGTTCCTGCTGTTCAGCTAGCCCAAAATTGCAAGACACTGTTTGGAAGGTTTCATAGTCAAGCCCTGTTCTTAACCAATTAATTTCTGTAAACAGATCTTGGACCTTTGCAACTGCAAGGAGGATTTTAAGAGGAAGGCTTTTGCTATTATTGATAAGTTTGCTGAACGTGGACTTAGATCGTTGGCTGTTTCTAGACAGGTTTTTACCAGAAATCTTAATGATTTAATAGCTAATACTGTCTTCCATCTCCTCATtttagtgaaagaaaaaaaaaatttttttttaccttttgcAGGTAGTGCCAGAGAAAACCAAGGAAAGTCCTGGCGGTGCATGGCAGTTTGTTGGTTTGTTGCCCCTCTTTGATCCTCCAAGACACGACAGTGCAGAAACCATCCGACAGGCTCTTAATCTTGGTGTTAATGTCAAGATGATTACTGGTAATGCAAATAACTGTTTTATCTTCcctaaaaatgcaattttttttttcttccttaaggTATGCTTACTTGTACTACTGTTTTAATGTGTAGGTGATCAACTTGCCATAGCAAAGGAAACTGGCCGAAGACTGGGAATGGGAACAAACATGTACCCATCTGCTTCTTTACTTGGTCAACACAAGGATGAAAGCATCGCTGGCCTTCCCATTGAAGAGTTGATTGAAAAGGCAGATGGGTTTGCTGGAGTATTTCCAGGTTGGTGCTTTTAGAGTGCTGGCTGGTCAGAAACAAGAAATTTTGACACTTCAATATCTTGTTTAGTGGACAAATTATTTCTTCTATCACTAATTTCTGCTTCCCATGCACTGTATAGAGCACAAATATGAAATTGTGAAAAAGTTACAAGAGAGTAAGCACATCTGTGGAATGACTGGAGATGGTGTCAATGATGCCCCTGCTTTGAAGAAGGCCGATATTGGAATTGCTGTTGCTGATGCAACTGATGCGGCAAGAGGTGCTTCTGACATTGTTCTCACAGAACCCGGGTTGAGTGTTATTATCAGTGCAGTGCTAACTAGCAGAGCCATATTCCAAAGAATGAAGAACTACACTGTTAGTTGCtcacttcttttcttcttgacCATATTATAAGTTTTCCATTGAGTAAAAGTTTTATGGCTTCTTCCCCTACTTTTCCTTTTGCAGATCTATGCAGTCTCCATCACCATTCGTATAGTGGTAAGTTAATACTGATGCTTTTGACCTCTAAAGTAGTTATTAGAGAATGGGTTTTGATTAACATGTTTTTTCTGTTTAATTGCAGTTTGGTTTCATGCTTATtgctctgatatggaaatttgATTTCTCTCCCTTCATGGTTCTGATCATTGCCATTCTAAATGATGGTGAGTTCTTAGTAGgtgctattttaaaatatattgaacacactctctctctcattttttgtgCTTACACGGCTTGTTTGGTATTGACACCGTGTATTGTTATCTTTCGAAGGAACAATTATGACAATCTCAAAGGATAGAGTGAAGCCCTCTCCTCTACCTGATAGCTGGAAACTAAAAGAGATATTTGCTACTGGGGTTGTTCTTGGAGGTTACTTGGGATTGATGACAGTTATATTCTTCTGGATAATGAAGGAAACTAACTTCTTCCCTGTAAGAGATGTCTTCATTTCTATTGCTTAAATGATTTAAATCTGCTTTGATGGTGGCTTTATTTATCTTTGTAGGACTTTGGTTTAATATGATTTCTATTATTGCAATTTCAGGACAAATTTGGTGTAAGACACATAAAGGATAGCCCCAATGAAATGATGGCTGCTTTATACTTGCAAGTGAGTATTGTGAGCCAGGCTCTGATATTTGTGACTCGATCTCGCAGCTGGTCCTATGCCGAACGCCCTGGACTGCTACTAATCTCCGCTTTCGCAATTGCACAACTGGTAAGAATAATGGTGCCATGCATAACTTTTATGCAATACTCTTTCCAATGCAGCATTTCAAGATGTGGTCAAGCACAACAACTCTTTTTCTTAATAATTGGCTGCACAAAAGGGAGTGAAGGGGAAAAGTATTTTCTCTTTGGGTGTTTGGTTatcaaggaaaaaatgaagagaaatcaTTCATATGGTGGGCACATtttcaaataagaaaaatgaagtTTAAACATTGTCTCACTCTCTCTCCTTTTCCTCCCAATTTGGAAGAAAAGGAAATTGTAGGCCAGGACACACAAGAAACATCCTttccttccttccttttctatcgagtaatactatttagtagactccTATATAATTGCCATACAACTTAATGATATGACAGATTTTCACTCCCACGTCATCCTAACAGTTGTATAGGAGTCAACTAAATGAAATTACTCTTTTCCCTCACCCCCTTTCCCTTCCCTCCCTCTTCCCTTGAACCAAATCATCTGTGGAAACAGAAGTTGTACGTCGTGTTATGTTAGAAGAAGCTATACTGATTATGGTCTTCTCAGATTGCAACTGTCATCGCTGTATATGCCAACTGGGGCTTTGCGAAGATACAAGGAATGGGTTGGGGATGGGCAGGAGTCATCTGGCTTTACAGCATTGTCTTCTATATTCCACTCGACATAATAAAGTTTACCATCCGCTACATCTTAAGTGGGAAGGCTTGGTCGAACTTGCTGGAAAACAAGGTTTGGTTTCTTTTATGGTTTCTGAAAGTAGAAGTATGCATTCAGCTACAGAGAACTGAAAATTGGTTATTGTAACAGACTGCCTTCACCACCAAGAAAGATTACGGTAAGGAAGAAAGAGAGGCTCAATGGGCTCTTGCTCAGAGAACCCTACATGGCCTTCAACCTCCAGAAACTAATAATATCTTCCCTGAGAAGAGCAGCTACAGAGAGCTGTCTGAGATTGCTGAACAGGCCAAGAGGCGAGCTGAGGTTGCAAGGTAAGTCACCATTTTGTTAGGCTCCCTCGTACAATCTGTAAACACATAAGGAAAAatgatcatctttcttttgtgatttaacTCATTAGATATAAGATATTCCACTGTAAATAAGCAtgtttcattttcaatttgcgGCTATAGGCTTCGGGAGCTTCACACGCTCAAGGGGCACGTCGAGTCGGTGGTGAAGCTGAAAGGGCTGGACATTGATACAATCCAGCAGCATTACACAGTTTGAAGAAGCAGGAGCAACGAAAATATTGGAGGGGGAGAAGGGCATGCATGCAGCAGTTTGATATGCCTTGCACAAACCAGGGAGAGCAAAAGAAGGCCTAACTAGTAGTTAAACATTTCTAGATAGGATGGCATGTTTGTGCTACAAACTCTCCTTTCGTTACTTTTTCCGTACGTATTTTGAGTGCCGAAGAAAGGGCTGTCTTTGGTTTCTTCCTGCTCTGGTGTAGGAGCGGTGTAGTGTCACTTTTTACACAGTTTTTCTAGCTTTTCCTTCCTTCTCATAAGCCTTGGCGCTGCTATGTTGTCttttaaatgtttttccatGTTTTATGCCGTCATCAAATGGCAGTGATCAAATGTAAACATAATATGTGAGATGGACCTGGGAGAATAAGAGTACATGGAACTTTTTACGGCCATGTACAAATTCTGGATTTCTTGAAGACTAGGTTCACGTCTTGGTGATGGCCCTTAAATATAATTCCAACTCAAAACTCTGTTAAGTACTTGTTTTAACTATTCTTAATCTCAATCTAGAGGGCAACTCGTGAATTTATAATGCAACTAAAATTGATCCAAAGACCATATTTGTCCGCAGTTGATGTATGAGACCAACACGTGACCCCATATGCACAAGAGGAGGAAATGTCAGACGGCTCACCGGTGCTAACTAGTGAGGCCCTCTGATGATCAAATTAGTAGGGAAGGAGCTCAGGTATTTTGTTAGTGGGGAGTTGACAGAATAATTGTTACCTTTGCAAAATGatatttgatttccttttatAGGCATCTCCAGGATCTAATACCTTTTACAAGACGAGTGACATGGCGTTGGAGAGGAGACTTTCTCTCTCCAGGCCGTTTAGGGCAGACAAGTACTATGTACTCGTTGGTGGGAATCTTCGCCGACGTCTGTCCTAGGGACtgagatcccctcaaattctaaaagaatttgagattctcaaattcttTAATCTCGGCCCTCCATTAAATCCAATGGTTCAAAACTTGCCACTAACTTTGCAGCGTcccaaaattcaaattttaaacccATCcgactaaaattttaaaacataccAAATACCCCTAAAACAAGacttttatgctccgtttgtttcgacgtaaaatggtttccgtcgtaaaatggtttcagggaagtcatttttcaagaaaccATTTTTcgtcgaaagcattttccggtgtttggcgcgtacggaaaatcgcaaatatttttttatatttttattcaatcatattaagttataaaaatcaatttttatttacaacataaaaatattaatgtaaaataatataaaaatcatcgatgacgagatttcgtcactgaccgactagattctgactattttcacctgattccggctaatataactagaattcgagataaaggccggaatccggacagtttcgtcgaaATATGAGATAGCCGAattccggcgaaagtggccggattccggcacaaaaggccggattccggccatctggccagaaggccggatcccggcaggctggccggatctggccagatccgtccggccagctggccgttctggccagagccggccgggaaccggcctccctggccagggccggccgggaaccggcctccctggccagggccggccggaatccggctctctggccagatggccggattccggtcagattggtcgccggaatcttgctgaccggattccggcgaaggtggccggattccgtcgccagattccggcgacattaacggatgttggattccgataccggcaatatttcgatggtggtcggttgcttgaacgtgaaggtcgactgtgccgtttaaaatagatcgactgcgtctggcgtcttcggaaaatgatttacgcttttaaaaagcgtaaatcattttccgaaatttactaagcatttttggtcaaacagaaatcattttccggttgactattattttcgcccctaccaaacaccggaaaatgccgaaatcattttccagaaatcattttacgccgaaacaaacggagcattaacaGAAAGTTCAAAGAGGAAGGTCGcatgtttgggttttttggtcGGATGGGTTTAACCCCTCCGGAGAATCAGTCACACCCAGGTGGAAGCTGACCTCGGGCCGCCCGCACGCTCCGATTGCCGAACCAGCTCCTGAGCGTGGGGAGCTCGGAGAGTTTAACAGGCGCTTGGGCTTCCCCCCCCGGAGAATCTGTCGCTGAACCGCATCAGCATACGCGACCTCCCGGGTGGAAGCCGACCTCGGGCCGCCAGCACGAGCAGCACAGGCACGAGCCCCGAGCATCTTCCTCTCCCGAGACCTCTGGGCTGCGCCGTCCAGGATAGGTCCGGACCACATCCATTGAATCCGGCAGGGTTTCCGCGAGCGGCGGCGAGGGGATCTCATTTAGATTGATTCCGAGCCCATGGGTTCGGGTTCGGGTTTTGTTTCTGATTTTTGAATTTCCGATGTTGgactctgtttggttgccgggGACTCTGTGTTttgttaatataataatattgaggtttttttttttgtttgtttgtttgttttggttgtaTATGGTTGTTCCTTTGATTGCTGTTATAATACTTCGTTAAGTGAAACTTTTAGAGGTTTTTGAATACATGATTCTTATGAGTATATGTTGGGTTCGATGCAAAAAGTAGCagaaagtagatgaaagaaGTTATTGAGAAATATTTCATTTCGTAGACAGTTAATTGGTCATTTGCagtatttttgttgtttgttcttGTTATATCTATTTGGTCCTGTATGTTTCTTCTTCAAACTCAATAATATCTTGAATGTTTGGCGCATCTCGAAATACAGATTTTGCTTGTATTATTTTCAGGTTGCTGCTAGACAGCTAGAGTGCATTGTTCTTTGTTTAGGCGTAATATAAATTCATTCattaaaaaggagaagaaaaaaagaacactgATGTGGGACTGACTATTTATATTGCAAGAGCTGTGGGTAttcgaaaataaaaatgaaaaactctGTTGGAAGCCAACTATCAATGGCTAGGACCCCTTCAGATAGCGTATCCAGAAATCAACAGACTTAGAAAGTTCACCACAATGATCTGATAAGTTGATGATGAATGCCTCATTTACAGGTGAAATGCAAAGCGCATGAGTAGTCCTTCTACATTCCCACAGCACGGCCAACCAATTCTCCAGGGGAACACTCTTCCATCTAAATAATCTAGTCATCAGCCTATATATGTCATGGTGAAAATCCATGCATCCCTGGGaatatagaagaaaagaaagcaatgTTGTATATGAATTGAAATTATGTAAAGAAAATGGCAGTAATATGCTGTAATGCAGAACTTACAGACCTATTACAATCAAGAAACAAACCTTCATTGATAACAAATCAATAATATCATACAGTAGTAGCATTGTATTTTCGGGCACCATAGATTACGGGTCATCTGCAGAGCAATGATCTGGAATAGAAATGCTCAACCATAGATTTAGGGTAGCATTTATATCTTGGACTCTTTGTTCTACATATCAACACTGAACTTATATTAACAATAGGCACAACCATATGTGCAAAAACTGTCATAACATATCAGAAAAATAGCTCCAAAATATGAATAAACTAAGCTTGAAAATCTGAAATACCAAATTTCCTTCATAAATCCATGAGTATCAATAACTTTACCAAAATTCTATACATAATCCAACAAGTATTTTTAAGCCAGAGACAGAAGTTCTTCCTACTACATTTTCATACAAAAGTAACATAATTCTAACACAAAAATGTTATACATAGAACGCCAAcccaccaaaacaacaaaaaattacagTTCTTGACCACCATTTAAACTTGCACCACCGCACCAACTTGATTAATTTTTCCAAGTGACGATAGAAAAATCAATGTCCTGTACATATTTCAAAGtcaaagttaatttttaaaattaactcaATAAAAATatgctaaataaaaaattctctctAATCGTAAGCTtgttacttaccaaaaaaatttatgaagttCACAGTTGCATTTGTGCTATTAGCAAAGGATGTTGGTGTAAGATTTAACTCATTagttccctaaaaaaaaaaaaacacattatcaTTTAATAAGGCTCCTATGAGATGCATTATTGTTTTCAAAGCATGaataaaatgtatatttttaccTGACTAATATAAGCATTATTTGATACTTGAAAAGATAAGGGCAATGAACTTTGATCAAATGGTCCCTacataattattataaaaattacataagaATGGTAAATTCCATACCAACATGAGGTGTCCAATCTGTTTGGATATTCAAATTGGGAGAGGAATCACTGACAATATCATccatcctttttttcttttctttttttggttctttttctttttggtgtaaAAGTAGATTTCtgtcgtttaaaaaaaaaaaatcaaaatcaaaatatgctAAATAAAAATCAGTTCCTATTTattctttcattctttcttcacatatatattttccacATACTtcaagttttttgttttgtaagtaCATTCTagatatagattttttttttttttttttttttttttttggccagtTTGAGAAATGAGAGGACTATGTTAAGATTGTAGAAGGACCACAAATTTCAGACCATCAGTCGAGAAAATGTCCAAAACAATAGTTTGAGTTTGTTTCCTAagctaccaaaaacaaaaagacaaagagtGAAAAAGTCCTctgtgaaaaaaatatatatatatacatggaaATGGTCCACAATGTCAAACCATCAGTGGACAAATCTCTAAGTTTGGGATTCCTTTTCATGagctaccaaaaacaaaaagacaaaaaagagaaagtcCTCTATGTGAAAAGTCCTCACtgcgaaatatatatatatatatatatatatatatatatatatatatatatatatatatatatatataagagaaaaagaCATGAGATTAGAAGAGTACTTACAGAGAAATATTTTTTGCTTGAGGAAGAACTGAAGaaccgaagaagatgctcctaCAAATTTGAGGTTTGGGTTCTGCAACTCTCTTTTCTCAAGTTTCCTTGAGGAAGACTTGCACACTGAAGCTAGAAGAAGGACGAAtagtgtttctttcttttccctttattttttattttattttattttttgttttggagggAAACAAGCTTGAGGGACTGAAGCTAGGAACGGACGTACAatgtttccttctttttcttttattttttttttattttatttttttttgttttggagggAAACAAATTTTTCTTGGGAAGCTTCAAAGTTAGTGGCAAGTTttcatccattggatcaaatgaAGGGCCAATTttagaatttgaggggatctcaGTCCCCGTCCTAGGGCCTGGTCTCTTGTACGAGAGACAGCTTCAACATGACTGTACTTAGGTGTGAAATATTGTCACCCCGATGGGATGTATTTGGCTGCCGGTTTATAAGGTTCCTGTGAGCAGGTTGTGCTTTGTCCTTAGGCCTAAAATGAGGTATGGGCTTGCCTGGATACTTCCAGACTTTGGGTATCTGGCTTTGGGCTTTCAGTATATTCTGGGCTCTACATCCACTATCTAAAAGGGAAATTTGGAGTTTTTATTTTCCCTTTCCTGTTCCCcatattgaatagaaaaaaaaaaaaaaaaaaaaaaaaaaaaaaaagggaaaaaaaaaaggaaaaaatttggcGCTTTTATTCAAGTAATGCTACTCTTAACACTTATTTTATACTAGTTAACTTGACATCTTTTAAGTAACTTTTTATAtcaactactaaaaaaaaaatactgaaaacaAGTCATAAGTTCAAAGAATAAGCTTTAGCTTTCCAGCAAGAGATCTTCACACATATACGATTTTTAACATCAATAAAAGCATCTTTCTTATTAAGGTTCAAAAATAGAGGAATTCTGAGATATTTAGCCCTAGCAATGATAGGAGGAAGATTAAGAATTACATTGATGGCTAAAATAGTAGTTGTTTGACAATTTTTGCTAAAGAAAACTACAGATTCAGCCAAATTAATACACTAACCAGACCACTTAGAGTAAGTGGAGAGACAATTAAGTAAAGAACTAGCTTCTTGAACATTGGCTCGAGAAAATAGCATTACATCATCAGCAAATAAGAGATGGGATATAGGAGGACATAAGCTCGCCATCTTTATACCATGCAAAGAACCAAGATTCTCTTCTCTCAAAATTAACCTAGATAGAATCTTAGAACCCCAAATgaaaagaaacagagaaagCAAATCTCCTTGCCTTAACCCACGAGAAGGCCAAAAATTACCAAACAATGATCCATCCAAAAGATTTGAGGATGAAGAAGTAGTAATACATTGGCCAATCCATTGAATCCAAGTAGGATGGAAACCCAAAAAGGAGAGAATTTTCAACAAGAATTCCCATTCCATAGAATCAAAAGCTTTTTCCATATCTAACTTCAAAG
Coding sequences within:
- the LOC133871339 gene encoding plasma membrane ATPase 4-like produces the protein MAGLEQIKNETVDLEKIPIEEVFEELKCSREGLSGAEGESRLLIFGPNKLEEKKESKFLKFLGFMWNPLSWVMEAAAIMAIALANGEGKPPDWQDFVGIFALLVINSTISFIEENNAGNAAAALMAGLAPKTKVLRDGKWSEQEAAILVPGDIITVKLGDIIPADARLLEGDPLKVDQSALTGESLPVTKNPGDEIFSGSTCKQGEIEAVVIATGVHTFFGKAAHLVDSTNQVGHFQKVLTAIGNFCICSIAIGMVIEIVVMYPIQKRKYRDGIDNLLVLLIGGIPIAMPTVLSVTMAIGSHKLSQQGAITKRMTAIEEMAGMDVLCSDKTGTLTLNKLSVDRNLVEVFAKGVDKEHVILLAARASRTENQDAIDTAIVGMLADPKEARAGIREVHFLPFNPVDKRTALTYVDADGSWHRSSKGAPEQILDLCNCKEDFKRKAFAIIDKFAERGLRSLAVSRQVVPEKTKESPGGAWQFVGLLPLFDPPRHDSAETIRQALNLGVNVKMITGDQLAIAKETGRRLGMGTNMYPSASLLGQHKDESIAGLPIEELIEKADGFAGVFPEHKYEIVKKLQESKHICGMTGDGVNDAPALKKADIGIAVADATDAARGASDIVLTEPGLSVIISAVLTSRAIFQRMKNYTIYAVSITIRIVFGFMLIALIWKFDFSPFMVLIIAILNDGTIMTISKDRVKPSPLPDSWKLKEIFATGVVLGGYLGLMTVIFFWIMKETNFFPDKFGVRHIKDSPNEMMAALYLQVSIVSQALIFVTRSRSWSYAERPGLLLISAFAIAQLIATVIAVYANWGFAKIQGMGWGWAGVIWLYSIVFYIPLDIIKFTIRYILSGKAWSNLLENKTAFTTKKDYGKEEREAQWALAQRTLHGLQPPETNNIFPEKSSYRELSEIAEQAKRRAEVARLRELHTLKGHVESVVKLKGLDIDTIQQHYTV